In the Paramormyrops kingsleyae isolate MSU_618 chromosome 6, PKINGS_0.4, whole genome shotgun sequence genome, one interval contains:
- the hspb1 gene encoding heat shock protein beta-1, translated as MAERRIPFTFSRLPSWDPFRDWYQGSRLFDQSFGMPIFPEEWQHWPSSYWPGYIRGPCPTAEATSPAHFSPSPAPLYTRALTRQLSSGMSEIKQTQDQWKVSLDVNHFAPEELVVKTKDNVVEITGKHEERRDEHGYVSRCFTRKYTLPPGADVEKVTSFLSPEGVLTVEASLPKPAIQATEINIPVNLESQTKPAVETKK; from the exons ATGGCTGAGAGGAGAATACCTTTCACCTTCTCGCGCCTCCCCAGCTGGGACCCCTTCCGGGACTGGTACCAGGGGAGCCGTCTCTTTGACCAGTCCTTTGGTATGCCCATCTTCCCAGAGGAGTGGCAGCACTGGCCCAGCAGCTACTGGCCTGGCTACATCCGGGGCCCGTGCCCCACAGCCGAGGCCACGTCCCCAGCTCACTTCTCCCCATCACCGGCCCCCCTCTACACCCGTGCCTTGACACGGCAGCTCAGCAGCGGCATGTCGGAGATCAAGCAGACCCAGGACCAGTGGAAGGTCAGCCTGGATGTCAACCACTTtgcccccgaggagctggtggtgaaGACCAAGGACAACGTCGTTGAGATTACCG GGAAACATGAGGAGAGGAGGGATGAGCATGGCTATGTGTCACGCTGTTTCACCAGGAAGTACAC GCTCCCACCGGGTGCAGACGTAGAGAAGGTGACGTCCTTCCTGTCCCCGGAGGGCGTGCTCACAGTAGAGGCTTCCCTACCCAAGCCGGCCATCCAGGCAACTGAGATCAACATCCCGGTGAATCTGGAAAGCCAGACCAAGCCTGCGGTGGAGACCAAgaaataa